Below is a window of Desulfurococcaceae archaeon DNA.
GAAGCGCCTGCAGGCGCTTACAGGATACGGGATCTCGTGAAAAACGGGGTAAACTGGATCGAGCTCGCCTACCCGAAGAGAATAATTGTGGAAGGCAATTACGCCAAGGGGGTTGAGTTCGTCAAAGTAAAGCTCGGCGAGCCCGACGAGACCGGGAGGCCTAGACCGATACCTATACCTGGCTCCGAGTTCATCATAGAAGCGGACCTGATAATAAAAGCCGTTGGCGAAGTGCCCACCCCCCCAATATACTCTGGAGACCTAGCCAAGTACGTCGACAGTTCCGGGAGACTAATTGTTGAAAGCTACAGGATACCGGGTACAAATGTTTTCGCTGTAGGGGATGTCGTTACAGGGCCTTCGAAAGTGGGTTTAGCTGTAGACCACGCGTTAAAGGCCTCAAGGATAATAGACCACGCCCTATCGGGCGAGAAAATCGCGCTTACACATGTGTTAGGCAAAGTAGAGCATGTTGAAACGCCAGGTATTGAGAAAGCTTCCTGGATAGATAGCGTTGGCGAAAACGTGTGTAAGTACCTGGAAACGTATGGCATTGTGAAATCCGAAAACTGCTTAAAACTACCACCTTTCATCAGGGTCTTTGACTACTCGAAGTGTATTGGTTGTGAAACATGTAGCGCTGTATGCGGGTTCGTGCATGAAGGGAAATCCCTTATTAAGATTAACAAGACCGAAGACGGGTTGGTATTTCCAACCGCGTGTCTTCACTGCGCAAATGCAGGTTGCCAAGCCGTATGTAAGAGGAATGCCATTGTTAGGGGGGATTTAGGTGAAGTGCTAATAGATTACAAAAAGTGCAATAGGTGTATGGACTGCCTAATAGCGTGCCCGGTGCGAGCTATGAGGCTGAGTAGAGGCGAGATAATTAACTGTGATCTCTGTGCGCCCCTCAGGAAGGTAGGGCTCGGACCAGCGTGCATGTCCATGTGTCCTAGTAAAGCCATAGCACTAATGGAACGCTAGTAGTTGGCCACCCCACCTCCGTGGTCCACGCGATTAAGGACGCGGAGGCCCTCTCTTAACTCACCTCGTCGCGTACGCTATGACCTGGTTCGGCGCGTCGGCAGGCACATATACTACCGTTTTGTTAAAACCTGCCTCGTTAAGGAGGCGTACAACTTCACCAGAGTCAACTACGTTTGTATGCACCTCCACCACGATCGCGCGCGTTCTTCGCAATTCACCCAGGGCCTCCTTCAGCACGTCTACTTCTAACCCCTCAATATCGAGTTTTAAAACGTCAAGAACGCCAATATAGCCAAGTAAGTTACTCATCTTAATGCACTTCACTTCGATAACGCTCTCCACGCTGGCATAGTGCTCTACGTGTTCTCTTAGTAGGGAGGAGACAGCTGGGTAGTCCCCCACATAGAGCTTTTTGAACCCGCTTTCAGGGCACACCGCGATGGGATATGCATAAACGTGGCTTAGCCTGTTTAAACGTATGTTTTCGTATAGTAAAGAAAAGATCTTCTCGACTGGTTCAACAGAGTAAACCACTCCGCCAGGATCGACTAAAGCCGCTGAGGCCACCGTGTAAAAGCCCAGGAACCCGCCTACGTCGAGTACTCTATTACCAGGCCTGGGCACCACACCTGGTACCTGGTAGTAGTCACAGAGGACGTGTTCTAGATTGTAAAGCGCTCTTTCAGCATAAAGCGTAGGTACCAGGAACGCGAGATCCTTTCCAGCAAATTCTACCGTGACCCTGTAGAGCTCGACACCCATCCTACTAAGCACTCCTAACAAGTACCCGTAAAACCTTAACTTAAGGTCGTAGCCCTTGCAGGTGGGTAGGTCAGTAATGCCATCCTTCTTCACGGCTCTGACAGCTCACCCGGTTCATCATGCATTACTACATATGTACAAACCCCTATTTAGCCGGGAGTAGGGAGTACATCAAGGTGGTTGAGGCCCCCAGAAGTGGCCATACACATACTTCTCGAATTTCACCTTTAAGTGCCTTATTAGGTACGAACGTGGAGTAAGCAGTATGAAGAACAAGGGCTGGTAAACGTGGTTAAGCCGGAGTACGTCGTGTGGATCTTCACGGCTACCTGCAACCTCGACTGCTTACACTGCTATACGTATAGATTCAGAAAACAACGGGAACTACTATTAGACGAAAAAATGGAGCTAGCTAGAGATATTGGTGAGACGGGAGTAAAGTACGTTAACTTAACTGGAGGCGAGCCGCTAATACACCCACACTTACCGCGCTTGCTTGAAATACTACACGAGTACGATGTAGAGAAGAGTGTAGTAACGAATGCTACGGCCATACGTGAAAGTGTTTTAGATGTACTTTACCGTACGGAGACCTACGTCTTCGTAACAATTGAAGGTCCAAGAGAAGTACACGATAAAGTTAGAGGTAAGGGCTCCTATAACCTGGCTACTCGTGGAGTAGAACTGGTAAGGAAAAAGCTGAACTCCCTCTCCATCGTTTCAACGGTCAATAAAATCAACTACGAGAGGGTGAGCGACGTAGTCGACTACGCTGCAAGCATCGATGCCGAAGAATTGGCATTGCTACCCGTAATGCCCAGTGGCAGGGCACTCGAGTCAGGGATTTATGTTAGTGCCGAAGAGTACTTCAAAGCGATTGGTAATGTCTGGGAGCGAGCCCGGGAATATGGGCTTGAAATATCGGCTTGGTGTACTCCTTGGGTCCCACTACTTAAAAAGGACATACATTTCTGGTTCTGCAGGGAAATGAAGGGTATGGACGTAGATCCTTCTGGGGATGTGCTACTTTGCGATATACTGGACTTCAAGATAACGAGTGTAAAAGAGAAGGGTGTTGCAAGAGCTTTCGAGGAATTCAGAAACCATGAACTAGTCAAAAAAGTTGCAAATCCGCTTCAGTTACCGAAAGCGTGTAAGGCCTGCCCAATATCATGGGGTTGTCGTGGAGGGTGCTACGCGAGATCCTACATGTTGAGCAACGACTTAAATAGCGGAGACCCCCTCTGCCCTAGAATAGCCGGTTTAGTGTAGTTCTCCAAAAGCAATCGTGTTATGGTACTAGGAGACGTGGAGTACCTGGAAAAGTAAACAGCGCATAAGAGGGAAGGATGAGTGCTGGGCCTAGAACCAGCTAGGGGTGTGAATTTTAGGTTTATTTTCTAGGCGTAATCATTTACGTAGTGGGGGTTTCATTGAGGATAGTGAATGTCGAAGAGGCCGTCGGTAAAAGGCTTGCTCACGACTACACGTGCATCGAACCCGGATTTAAAGGAGCCGTGAAAAGGCGAGGCGAAATAGTGGGAAGAAACGATGTCGAGTTATTGAAAAGGTGCGGTCACTATTACGTTTACGTAGAAAATGGCGAGGCTGTTAGCGAGGGAGAAGTACACGAAGTCGAGGCAGTTTTATGGCTTGGCAAGGCCATTTCCGGCGAAAACGTAGAAGTTAAAGCAGTAGAAGAGGGCAAGGCACTTCTCTACGCAATGGTGAACGGGCTACTCCTGGTCGACTCAGAAAGGCTCAAGAAGGTAAACTCAACGGGCGTTTTCATAGTGGTTACTAGGAGAACCGGCGACTACGTCAAAGAGGGCGACCTAGTCGGCGTAGTAGACCTTGTACCGCTAACCGTGGAAAGATCACTCGTTGAAAAGCTAGTAAGAGATATTGAAGGCGAATACCCGGTTATTCGCGTTATGAAATCCAAGAAACCGAGAGTCGCTGTACTAGTCACTGGAACGGAGATCGTCGAAGGCTTGAGAAAAGACCTGGCAGCACCAATAGTAGCGGAGAAATTGAAGCGGTATGGCTGCGAGCTTGGCGTGGTCGAGTATGCCCGGGATGACATCGAGGAGATAGCTAGGAAGATGGAGTTGCTTTTACGAGATCACGAGGGAGTAGTGGTGACGGGAGGAATGAGCGTTGATCCCTCAGATCACACGCCAAGGGCTATAAGGCGGGTAGCCGACGAGGTGGTGATCTACGGTGTACCGATAAAGCCCACTACGATGAGCATGATAGCTTATCGGGGCAGTAAACCGATCATAGGGGTTTCTTCGGGGTTAATACACTATCCCGATCAGAACATACTAGACGTGGTCTTGCCTTGGATTTCAGCCGGTGTGAAGGTGCGCAGGGACTACTTGTTGTCGCTTGGCGAAGGGGGTTTAATGGAGAGCTTCCTTAAACGCAAACACTGAGTATAAGCCTCCCTTCCCGTGCTCGGAAACCAGCACCTCACCCATCAGTGTCATTTCCGTAAAGCTACCCCTTCCTGTACTCCTCGTCTATTTTCTTTAATCTTGCGATGTTAATGGCCTCGGATGGATCGGGTTCTTTGACGGAAAGCCACGCGTCGATTATTTCCCGTGCTAGTATATCGGTCACTAGCCTTCCACTCATCGCGAGTACGTTAGCGTCGTTCCAAAGCCTAGCACCCCTCGCCGTTTCGGGGTCGTTACATAGAGCTGCCCTTATTCCAGGAACCTTATTAGCTACGATCGAGACCCCCGTACCAGTATAGCAGACCAACACGCCAAAATCAGCCTCACCACGGGAAACGGCAAGCGCTACTTCGTGGGCTACATCAGGCCACGGTTCTGGCTTACCCGTCTTCAAAGACCCTCTTACCAGCACTTCTAAGCCTTTCTTCTTCAAGTACTCTAGAGCTTCGCGGGCACAAGCGTAGAGGTCGTCTGAGCCAATAGCGACTCTGCGCATGTTTCCTCTACCGGGTTACCTATATCACCATGACCGGTATTTAGCCCTTATGGCTTTTACTGAGCTCTGCAGCACCCCGGCCAGAGCTGGGTGCCGAGGAGTACGGAGTTATAAGCTTTATTTACCCCAGCGAATACAATACAGTACCAGGGGATGTGTCGTGTTGAAGGCAATAACCACAAAGTCCTTAGCCCTAATCCTCATCATAGTAGTGCTCGTCGTCGCGGTCGCTGCAAGCGTGTACTTTATGACCGGACCAGCCCCTGCAGGTACTACGGTTAAAGAAATCACGATTGGGATAATCGAGCCGTTAACGGGCAAGTACGCGATATTCGGGCAGGAAGCTGTATGGGCTGCAGAGCTAGTTGTAGACGTAGTAAACAACGAACTAGGTGGAATAAAATCCCTTGGCGGTGCTAAGCTAAGACTGGTGGTTGAAGACGCGGGCACTAGCCCCGAAGAAGCTAGATTAGCCGCCGAAAGGCTAATAACGGCGCACAAGCCAAATATAGTTCTTGGAGCGTACATTAGTAGGCTAACGGCAGCCGTCGCGGAGGTAACAGAAGCGAATAAAGTTGTACTGGTAATGGACGCGCTAGTCGACTCCTTGACTGAAAGAGGCTGGTTATATGTCTTCAGGATTGCGCCGAAAGCATCTATACACGGTAGAAGTGCTGTTAAGTTCCTGCTCGACATGGCTAATCAGCAGGGTGTTGAATTAAAGAAGATCGTAATTATTCACGAAGACTCCATTTTCGGCACGTACGTTTCTCAAGGTGCACACCTGGAAGCTATTAGCAACGGTATAGAGATCGCCGCGCACATATCGTACCCGTACGATATCGCGGACTTTTCTCCAATACTTGACACGATTAAAAGAATCAACCCCGATGCAGTAGTATCTGTACCGTACTTCTCCGATGGAGTGCTTTTCGCGAAGCAGTATGCCGAGAGCGGGATTAAGATAAAGTTCATTGCAGGTGCCGGTGGTTGCGGGTATACCGACCCGGACTCCATAAAGGCGGCGGGCGAAGCCGTTCTCTACTACACCAACACGTATAGCTTTAACCCGTACAAGCAAACTGAATGGAATAGAAAAATTGTATCTAAGTTCACGGAGAAGTACGGTAAATTACCTACCGAGGCCGCTGGAATAATATTCTACTCCCTGTTTGCAGTCTATGAAGCCCTTGAAGCGTCGGGTAAGATGTTCCCGCAAGATCCACTTAACCCGGATAACCTCAGGCAAGCATTTCTAAGCCTAGACCTCAACGAGACGAACAGCATTGCCGCACAACTATACCCGTCTGGTAGAATAAAGTTCGCACCTAACGGTGAAAACCTATACCCGTTAGCAGCCATTCTACAAGTGCAGAGAGTGAATGGAACGCTCACACCAGTACTAGTGTGGCCTGAGCCGCAACCCGGAGTTAAACCTGTATTTCCCAGACCTTAAACCACGAGACCTTGCTTTTTATTCTTATACCTTGGAGCACCACAATGATGCGTGGGGCCGGGCATGACGGGGATAGATCCTACTTTAGTCGTGAGCGGTATTGTTAACGGACTAGTTCTCGGAGCCCTTTACGCGCTAGCTGCACTAGGCCTCTCGCTAGTATTTGGCGTACTGGATATAATTAACTTTGCCCATGGAGACCTCATAATGCTGGCATCTTACGTGGTGTACTTAGTGGCGTTATCAACGGGCCAGTTGTGGCTCGCCTTCGCGGCAACGCTTGCCGTTTTTACGTTACTGGGAGTTAGCATATACCGGGGGATTATTCACCACGTACTCGGCAAAGAGCCGCTCATACAAATAGCTATCACCGTGGGCTTGGGATTAATACTCCAAAACATAGCGTTGGCCATTTTTAGGGCCGAACCGAAAGCCCTTCCCCAGACGCTTTTCCCTCACCCCATTACGCTAGGCTTCATCAGCATTAGCGCTAACAGGCTGTTTACCGCGTTTATATCGTTAATCCTCATAGTTCTCGTACACCTGTACTTAACGAAGACTAAGCCCGGTTTGGCGTCATTAGCTGTTGCCGAGAATAGGGAGGCCGCGTGGTTAATGGGCATCAACGTACCAGTAACGTTCATGTTGACGTTTGGTCTCGGAACAATACTAGCGTCCATTGCAGCCTTTTTATGGATGCAGATAGGCCCAGTAGACCCCTATTTAGGGACTATTTTTGGGCTCGTGTGCTGGATTGTAGTAGCGCTTGGGGGGCTCGGAGGGGTGACCGGAGTTATAGCTGCCGGGCTCATAATAGGCATCCTAGATAGCCTTGGAAGCGTTTTTCTAACCCCTTCAGGCAAGTTCATACCGATGTACCTGGCATTCATATTAACGTTGTGGTTTAGGCCGAGAGGCCTTTTCGCTAGGAGGTGAGCACGTTGAAGCCCACTGTTAGAGACTACTACGGTAGAATACTAGTCGTCGTATTACTGCTGGTAGCGATGTACTTCGTAGCCAGGCTCGAGAGATACTATTTGCTCTTCATCATAAATATCCTCTACTTCGCGAGCATAGTGCTGGCATGGAACATCATAGGAGGGTATGCCGGCCAGCTGGACCTTGCATCGGCAGCGTACATGGCTACAGGCGGCATAGTAACCGCCTTACTAATCGATAACTTGAACATACCTCCACTAATAGCGGTGTTCGGGGGAGGGCTGACATCCGCCGTACTTGCAGGCGCTATCGGCTTCCCAATGTTCCGGTTTGGGGTTAAAGAAGTGTGGTATGCTTTGTCAACGGCAGCCCTCGTAGTCATATTAAACAACGCAATACGCCTACTGATAGGTCCCTTCGAATACTACCTAGCCGCGAGGCCCATCAAGACGTACGACGAGCTATACCTGTACACTTCTATAGCGCTCCTACTTGTATTGGTATTTAACAATGTCATTTCAAGGTCCAAGTTGGGGTTCTACTTGAGGGCTATAAGAGAAGACGAGCTGGCTGCTGAGGCTATAGGCATAGATACGCGTAAGTACAAGTTACTCGCATTGCTGGTATACGCGTTCATTGTCGGGTCTCTTGGCTATCTCTACATCGCGTTAATAGGCTATTTCTACACGTACAGATTTTACGACACTAGCATATCAGTTAGCATCGCTATATTAGGTATCATTGGGGGGCTTGGTAGCGTTGAGGGAGCGCTAGTCTCGGCTGTTATACTCAGAGGCGTTGGTGAGTACCTGAGAGCACACTTCGCGTACATAATACCTGGACTTCACCTACTTCTATATGGTATAGTGCTGTTGGTGATAGGGATCTTCGAGCCAGAAGGCATTGCGGGGCTTTCGAGGAGGATTTACAGCGTTCTCAGAGGTGCCAGGTCATGAGCGACCCTCTCCTCTATACAGTAAACCTCGTTAAAAGATTTGGCGGTATAAGAGCACTTGACGGGGTGAATTTCTCCGTTGAAAGGGGCGTTATAAAAGGTCTAATAGGTCCCAACGGCTCGGGTAAAACAACACTCATAAACTGCATTACAGGCGTAGTTAGGCCGGACAGCGGTAAGGTGATCTTTAATGGACTAGATATAACTGACCGCCCACCTCACCAGGTCGCTAAAATAGGCATTGCAAGGACCTGGCAGATAGTGAGGCCTTTCAAGAAAATGTCTATAATTGACGCGGTCACCACGGCCGCCCTTGTGAGGGTTAGAGAGATCGAGAGGGCGCGTGGCGAGGCAGAAAGTATTTTACAGGTGCTCGGTTTCAGTAGGGAAACCATGAAGAAACGTGGTAGTGAGATAACCCTCATGCAACACAAGATAGTAGACCTTGCGAGAGCCCTCGCGCTGAAGCCGGCGCTCCTCTTCATAGACGAGATCGCGGCTGGCCTCCGCCCAGCCGAGGTAGACGAGCTGGTCAAGATATTGAAAAATGTCCACGAGGAAATGGGCATAACGATGGTCGTGGTCGAGCACCTCATGACGTTCATAATGAAAATAAGCGATGTCGTCTCCGTGATGCACGAAGGTAAGCTAATAGCCGAAGGAGCCCCCGAGGAGATCTCTAAAAACCCGAAAGTGATCGAAGTGTATCTAGGGATGAGGGTGTGAAGATGTCGCTTTTACGTCTTGAAAACGTGAATGCTGGATACGGCGAGTTTAGGGTCTTACACGATATCAGCCTCGAAGTAGGACATGGTGAAATAGTAGCTATCGTAGGGCCTAATGGCGTGGGAAAAACCACGTTATTGAAGACTATAATGGGTCTCACGACGTTATATAGTGGCAAGATAACTGTCGAAGGAGTAGATGTAACGAGGGAAAGCCCCGACAAGAGGGTTAAGCGGGGGCTAGTACTAATACCCGAGGGAAGGGGGCTGTTTCCCAGTTTAACAGTGAGAGAAAACCTACTACTAGGAGCGTATACTGTTAAATCCAAGAAAGAAGTGATAGAGAGGCTTGAACTGGTATATACGCTATTTCCGAGATTAAGAGAACGAGAACTACAGAAAGCGAAGACGCTTTCAGGTGGAGAAGCACAAATGCTAGCCATAGCTAGGGGCCTTATGAGCAATCCCAAGTTACTAATGCTAGATGAACCTAGCCTCGGGCTTGCACCCAAAATCGTCGTAGAGGTTTTCGAGGTCGTAAAAAAGCTACGTGAACAGTATAGGATATCGATCCTCTTAGTAGAGCAGCACGTGAAGGAGTCCCTGGAAATAGCCGATAGGGGGTATGTAATACAAGGTGGTAGAATAATTGCAAGTGGTAAGAGCAGTGACTTGCTGAACGTCGAAGAGCTTAGAAAGATCTACATGACTAGGTAAACGTTAAAGGCGCTTACCTAGTGCCGTGCTACCTCGAAAACCCCATGAGCCTCAAAACTTCTAGTTTTAATTCATGGTTTTCAAACCTACCTCGCGCAGTCATCGTTACTATTACAGCGTTGCTTTTAACGCCACGCATTACCATGCAGTAATGCTTTCCCCGAACAACAACCATCACGCTACCGCTACCCGTGAGCTCGGATATCTTATCAGCGACGTCTTCAGTATACTTCTCTTGTAATTTTGGAAAACCCGCTTCCTCTAGAACGGCTCTAACGAGTTTGCTTATGCCTACAACGCTGTTCTCGGGCACATAAGCGACGTAGACGGTGTAATCGACTGGTAGTAGGTGGTGAGGGCACAGCCCGTAGGCCTTTATACCGGTTGCTACCACGATATCCCCGTGTTTACTGAAGTACTTGTAGTCTTCGGCGGTGAGCTTGCTCGATAACAATTCCTCGTAGAAATCGGCTACTCTCTGAGGGGTCTCTCTGAAATCTGGGTCATCTACACTTACACCAATACCTTCCAATATTAACTGTACGCCCTTCACGATTTTTTCTTTATTAACTTTAGCAGTACCCATCGGCAGCGCACCCCTCGACTAACATCTACGCGGAATTCACCAACCACTCGAGAGGCTTTCAGGGATCACCCGTCAAGCCCATGTAGTTTTACCCGCCCTCGTAAAGCGAAGGCATGAGCACAACTTCTTCGCCATCTTGCAAGCGGTAGCTCTTTGACCCGGTTATTTCAACGTTGTTGACAAAAACGTGAAGAAGAGGAAGCATTTCAAGCCACTTTTTAAAGTTTACATGACGCCGTGAGAGCTCTTCCACCAGTGCTTCTACGCTGGTACCTTCTGGTACCTCCACGTATTCGTAACTCTTACCCACTATTTCTGCAAGTAGTCCAGCGTACCTTACACGTATCCTTATGAGCCTCATTTTAACCCCTAAACTCCGACCTAGACTTAGCCGCTTTTAATACTGCTTTGAATATGTTTATGTAACCTGTACACCTGCAAAGAACGCCTTTGAGATACTCTCTCACGTCGTCTAGTGTTGGCTGAGGCTTTTCTTTCAGTAAGTATTCCGACATCACTACGAACGCTGGTGTGCAGTATCCACACTGTATTGCACCTTCTTCGATGAGTGCTTTCTGAACATCTGTGAGTTTTTCCTTCGATAACCCTTCGATCGTTGTCACCTCGCGCCCATTAACGTCCACTGTGAGTGTTAAACAAGCCAATACGGGCTCGCCGTCGACCACTACAGTGCATCCACCGCACTCTCCAATACCGCATCCGTACTTGGTACCTGTAAGCATTAATCTTTCTCGCAAGGTGTTTATTAATAATTCGTTTGGCTTAACATCGAGTTCTACCAATTCTCCGTTAACCTTAAAGGATACCTTGACCACGCCGCTCACCTCACCAATCTTTCATAAGCCGTGTTGATGGCATCCCACGTGAGTACCTTTACTATGTACTTCCTGTACTCGGCCGTGGACCGGGCGTCCGTGATGGGGGAAACCTCCTCTTCCAGGGCATTCAGTGCTTCTCGTAACTCCTCCGAGTATAGCTTCAAGCCACGTATAAGTGATTCCGTCTTCCTAGCTCTTATGGGTTTTGGTGCAACGGAGCCTAAAGCTATCCTTGCATCCCTAACGACCCCGCCCTCACCATCGATGTAGACTGCTGAACTCGCTATCGCCAGATCTACCGATACCCTTGAAATTTTCTTGAACGCTGAAGAGCCCTTACCGGTCTTTTCCGCTATGATCTCCACTAGCATCTCATTAGGTTTCATAGAGGTCTTACCAGGGCCTACGAAGAACTCCTCTAGGGGGACGACCCTCTCCCCGCTAGTGCTCGCGATCAGCGCTTTAGCGTTATGTACAAGTAGTGGTGGTGCTGTGTCGGCTGCCGGGGATGCGTTACAAAGATTCCCCCCAATAGTAGCCATGTTCCTGATCTGCACGCTACCCATTAGCTTCACCGCGTCGTAAAGTGCTGGTAAGTACTTCTTCACGATCTCCGATTTCTCTAGGTCACGTAGTCTGGCAAGAGCACCTATTCTAACGAGGTCGCCGTCTTCCACTACGTAGTTTAAACCCGCTACTTTCTTTACGTTTATTATTACTTTGGGCTCGACAAGCCGCGCTTTGATCTTGACTAGAAGGTCCGTTCCACCAGCTAGTATTCTAGCGCTTTCGCCGTACTCATCTAGTAGCATTAAAGCCTCTTTTAGGGTCCTCGGCTCGTAGTACTCAAATTCCACTGGAATTATTCTCGTATTTCGCCCTGTTACGTTAACTGGGGGAACTTTGAGCTCTACCATTCGAGTCCACCTTTTTCTCTGAGCGCAGCTATGACCTTGTCTGGCGTTACCGGTAACTCGTAGAAGCGTATGCCAATTGCGTTGTAAACGGCGTTTAAAATGGCACCTACTGCAGGGTTCATCGCGGCCTCTCCGAGCCCTTTAGCGCCGAAGGGGCCTGCAGGCTCGTAAGTGCTTGCAAGTAGCACTATGAAGTCTTCGGGTGACACTACATCACCCGCTGTCGGTATCTTGTAATCGGTGATCAGCATCCTGCCCATTATTTCGCCTGTTACCGGGTCGTACTGGGTATTCTCACTGAAAGCCATACCCCACGCCATTGCAAAGCCTCCATGGAGCTGCCCTTCGACCATGTCAGGGTTTATCGGCGTACCAACGTCAGCGCCAGCTACCACCTTGATGGGCCTTACCTTGCCCGTCCACGTATCAACCTCTACCTCGACGAAGTAGACGGTAAAGCTTGGCGGAGCCGATGTTGCCCTATATGTAACCGCCGCTACTAGCGTACCCCAGTTCCTCTGCCAAGCCGTTTTCGCCACTTCTCTCAGTGGTATTTTAATGTTCGTTCCTTCCACATACACCACTGCTTCTCTGAGCTCGTCATCGTAACGTATCTTCAACGCATCGGGGTTAACGACTCTTTCGAGAATTCTTACCGCTACCTCGAAGATCTTCTGTTTCAGTATCTGGGCTGCCCTCCTAGCGCACTCCCCTCCAGCATAGGTACCTCTTGATGCGTGAGTACAGACGTCGTAGAGAGTGTTCTCGGTTGTAGCCGTTGCTAAGTTTATGAGGTCCGGCGGGACTCCTAGCTCTTCCGCAATTATCTTCACATGCGCGTCGAGTGTTCCACCGCCATGATCCTGTAGCGCGGTAATGTAGTCTAACGTTCCATCCTCGTTTAGCTTCAATATACACCCGGTATAATCTATTACCTCCCCGCTG
It encodes the following:
- a CDS encoding (2Fe-2S)-binding protein; amino-acid sequence: MVKVSFKVNGELVELDVKPNELLINTLRERLMLTGTKYGCGIGECGGCTVVVDGEPVLACLTLTVDVNGREVTTIEGLSKEKLTDVQKALIEEGAIQCGYCTPAFVVMSEYLLKEKPQPTLDDVREYLKGVLCRCTGYINIFKAVLKAAKSRSEFRG
- a CDS encoding xanthine dehydrogenase family protein subunit M, whose translation is MVELKVPPVNVTGRNTRIIPVEFEYYEPRTLKEALMLLDEYGESARILAGGTDLLVKIKARLVEPKVIINVKKVAGLNYVVEDGDLVRIGALARLRDLEKSEIVKKYLPALYDAVKLMGSVQIRNMATIGGNLCNASPAADTAPPLLVHNAKALIASTSGERVVPLEEFFVGPGKTSMKPNEMLVEIIAEKTGKGSSAFKKISRVSVDLAIASSAVYIDGEGGVVRDARIALGSVAPKPIRARKTESLIRGLKLYSEELREALNALEEEVSPITDARSTAEYRKYIVKVLTWDAINTAYERLVR
- a CDS encoding GTP cyclohydrolase I; this translates as MGTAKVNKEKIVKGVQLILEGIGVSVDDPDFRETPQRVADFYEELLSSKLTAEDYKYFSKHGDIVVATGIKAYGLCPHHLLPVDYTVYVAYVPENSVVGISKLVRAVLEEAGFPKLQEKYTEDVADKISELTGSGSVMVVVRGKHYCMVMRGVKSNAVIVTMTARGRFENHELKLEVLRLMGFSR
- a CDS encoding ABC transporter ATP-binding protein; translation: MSLLRLENVNAGYGEFRVLHDISLEVGHGEIVAIVGPNGVGKTTLLKTIMGLTTLYSGKITVEGVDVTRESPDKRVKRGLVLIPEGRGLFPSLTVRENLLLGAYTVKSKKEVIERLELVYTLFPRLRERELQKAKTLSGGEAQMLAIARGLMSNPKLLMLDEPSLGLAPKIVVEVFEVVKKLREQYRISILLVEQHVKESLEIADRGYVIQGGRIIASGKSSDLLNVEELRKIYMTR
- a CDS encoding ABC transporter ATP-binding protein, coding for MSDPLLYTVNLVKRFGGIRALDGVNFSVERGVIKGLIGPNGSGKTTLINCITGVVRPDSGKVIFNGLDITDRPPHQVAKIGIARTWQIVRPFKKMSIIDAVTTAALVRVREIERARGEAESILQVLGFSRETMKKRGSEITLMQHKIVDLARALALKPALLFIDEIAAGLRPAEVDELVKILKNVHEEMGITMVVVEHLMTFIMKISDVVSVMHEGKLIAEGAPEEISKNPKVIEVYLGMRV
- a CDS encoding MoaD/ThiS family protein; translation: MRLIRIRVRYAGLLAEIVGKSYEYVEVPEGTSVEALVEELSRRHVNFKKWLEMLPLLHVFVNNVEITGSKSYRLQDGEEVVLMPSLYEGG